A genome region from Gossypium hirsutum isolate 1008001.06 chromosome A04, Gossypium_hirsutum_v2.1, whole genome shotgun sequence includes the following:
- the LOC107931183 gene encoding pentatricopeptide repeat-containing protein At4g39530, which yields MRNNYCYLLKIHLKNIQKSTNKQAFNLSTLALDLLPSKDPYIFPPDPQLKRCLFANLLRKLPSYPTPIAHYKRIQAQIVVSGFQSDTFLINILLNLYSRYDKLGDASKLFDEMPKKNLVSWSTMVSMYTRHGYVEKALALFLEFRRNCSKGPNEYILASVIRACMQMGDGGELGVQIHDFVFKCGFDQDVYVGTCLVDFYMKSGCIDEARLVFDGLKGKNAVTWTTMITGYMKSGKAEVALQLFRQRKATDVMPDRYVLSSVLSACSVLNFIRGGKQVHCHVLRRGDEMDVSVINVLIDFYCKCGKVKAARRLFDEMTARNVISWTTMIAGYMQNSFNREAVNLFSEMTRLGWKADAFACTSVLTSCGSLNALDQGRQVHAYTIKDNLESDDFVANGLIDMYAKCSSLIDARRAFDIMGDQNVVSYNAMIEGYSSLERLSEALELFHNMRRQSLQPSLLTFVSLLGVSAALCTIELSRQIHTLIIRFGVSLDLFVRSSLIDVYSKCSHVKEARLLFEEMKEKDIVVWNALFFGYTQQLENEEALKLFSKLQLSRQKPNEFTFAALMTASSNLASLQHGQQFHTQLIKHGLDSDPFVTNAIIDMYAKCGSFEDACKTFNTTTWRDIVCWNSMISTYAHHGEAEGALQIFKRMLKEGMKPNYVTFVGLLSACVHAGFVELGLQHFESMPTFGVEPGIEHYACVVSLLGHAGKLYEAKALIESVPIKPAAVLWRTLLSSCRIVGNVELGRYAAERAISIDPMDSGSYTLLSNIFASKGMWADVKRVREKMDLEGVLKEPGCSWIEVNNENNVFIARDRTHHDSGLICLVLDNLIMHIKGAGYVPDIAIPVDD from the coding sequence ATGAGAAACAATTACTGCTACCTGTTAAAAATACATCTCAAAAACATTCAGAAATCGACTAATAAACAAGCCTTTAATTTATCCACATTAGCCTTAGATCTTCTTCCTTCAAAAGACCCATATATTTTCCCTCCAGATCCCCAACTCAAAAGGTGCTTATTCGCTAACCTCCTTCGGAAACTGCCTTCCTACCCCACTCCCATTGCACACTACAAAAGAATCCAGGCACAAATTGTTGTGTCCGGTTTCCAGTCTGACACTTTTCTGATAAACATTCTCTTGAATCTTTACTCTAGGTATGATAAGTTAGGTGACGCGAGTAAACTGTTCGATGAAATGCCTAAAAAAAACTTGGTTTCTTGGTCCACAATGGTTTCTATGTATACCCGACATGGGTATGTTGAGAAGGCGTTGGCTTTGTTCTTGGAGTTTCGAAGAAATTGTTCTAAGGGTCCAAATGAGTATATTTTGGCTAGTGTTATTCGAGCTTGTATGCAGATGGGGGATGGAGGTGAACTGGGAGTTCAGATTCATGATTTCGTTTTCAAATGTGGTTTTGATCAAGATGTTTATGTGGGGACTTGTTTGGTTGATTTTTACATGAAAAGTGGGTGCATAGATGAAGCAAGGTTGGTTTTTGATggtttaaaagggaaaaatgCGGTGACTTGGACGACAATGATAACAGGGTACATGAAAAGCGGGAAGGCTGAGGTGGCACTACAATTGTTTAGACAAAGGAAAGCAACTGATGTGATGCCAGATCGATATGTACTGTCTAGTGTTTTGAGTGCATGTTCAGTGCTTAATTTTATTCGAGGAGGAAAGCAAGTTCACTGCCATGTTTTAAGGAGGGGAGATGAAATGGACGTTTCCGTCATTAATGTGCTAATAGATTTTTATTGTAAATGTGGTAAGGTCAAAGCTGCACGCAGGCTTTTTGATGAGATGACGGCTAGAAATGTTATTTCTTGGACTACAATGATTGCTGGCTACATGCAAAACTCATTTAACAGGGAAGCTGTGAATCTGTTTTCTGAGATGACCAGATTGGGTTGGAAAGCTGATGCCTTTGCTTGCACTAGTGTTCTCACATCATGTGGTTCACTCAATGCTCTGGATCAGGGGAGACAAGTGCATGCTTATACTATCAAAGACAATCTTGAGTCTGATGATTTTGTGGCAAATGGTTTGATTGATATGTATGCAAAATGCAGTTCTCTGATTGACGCAAGAAGAGCTTTTGACATTATGGGTGATCAGAATGTAGTCTCATATAATGCGATGATTGAAGGATACTCAAGTCTAGAGAGGCTCTCTGAAGCATTGGAGCTTTTCCACAACATGAGGCGACAGTCACTCCAACCAAGCCTTTTAACTTTTGTTAGCCTTCTTGGGGTGTCAGCTGCACTATGTACCATAGAACTGAGCCGGCAGATCCATACACTTATCATCAGGTTTGGGGTATCTCTGGACTTGTTTGTTAGAAGTTCTCTGATAGATGTTTATTCAAAGTGTTCACATGTTAAAGAAGCAAGACTTTTATTTGAGGAGATGAAGGAGAAAGATATTGTTGTTTGGAATGCGTTGTTTTTTGGCTATACACAACAGTTGGAAAATGAGGAGGCACTGAAACTCTTCTCAAAATTACAACTATCAAGACAAAAACCTAACGAATTCACTTTTGCTGCCTTAATGACTGCTTCGAGTAACCTAGCAAGTCTCCAACATGGTCAACAGTTCCACACTCAGCTGATAAAACATGGTCTGGACTCTGATCCCTTTGTTACAAATGCTATCATTGATATGTATGCCAAATGTGGAAGCTTTGAAGATGCTTGCAAAACATTTAATACCACTACTTGGAGGGATATCGTGTGTTGGAATTCCATGATCTCAACATATGCTCATCATGGAGAAGCTGAAGGTGCCCTTCAGATATTTAAAAGAATGCTGAAAGAAGGAATGAAACCAAATTATGTGACATTTGTTGGTCTTCTCTCAGCATGTGTACATGCAGGGTTTGTTGAGCTTGGACTTCAGCACTTTGAGTCAATGCCTACATTTGGAGTTGAACCTGGGATAGAACATTATGCTTGTGTGGTCTCTCTCTTGGGCCATGCTGGTAAATTATATGAAGCAAAGGCCttaattgaatcagtgccaataAAACCAGCTGCAGTGTTATGGAGGACCTTACTTAGTTCATGTAGGATTGTTGGTAATGTCGAATTAGGGAGATATGCAGCAGAAAGGGCAATTTCAATTGACCCAATGGATAGTGGTTCATATACTCTactttcaaatatttttgcaTCAAAGGGAATGTGGGCAGATGTTAAGAGGGTGAGGGAGAAAATGGACTTAGAAGGTGTACTTAAAGAACCTGGCTGTAGTTGGATTGAagttaataatgaaaataatgtcTTTATTGCAAGGGATAGAACTCATCATGATTCTGGTTTAATATGTTTAGTTTTGGACAATTTGATTATGCATATTAAGGGCGCTGGATATGTGCCTGATATTGCCATTCCTGTAGATGATTGA
- the LOC107944451 gene encoding uncharacterized protein: MKQYGHITDIAPDRITLQNMEKKPSESFRQYAQRWREVATQVQPPLLEKETTMLFINTLKAPFITHMLGNATKSFADIVMSGEMIENAIRSGKIEVGENTRRSAPKKRENEVGNMSSGYAKPTTVNQSRAIVTGQQASPRREPNMRQNTEKFQFTPIPVTYRELYKSLFDAHVVAPFHLEPLQPPYPKWYDANAQCEYHAGITGHSIENCTSFKRCVERLIKAGVLKFDDTSSTGNPLPSHTDKGVNAIIENVGRKVKLNIAEVRTPLMLVWNEMQKRGLVPQGLGDKIQDTQNYCEFHHEKDHKIQNCIEFRALVQGLMDNKELEFFKSVEEGDVCSLGGESSEEGGRASRPVIIISKPRISELEARITPRVIIQKPTASPYKDSHRVPWNYNCSIAVSKKEGSINTPNIEAEPAKGKLVMFRQEAERSEPLVNEPVMEKEANEFLKFLKHSEYNVVEQLHQQPDRISVLALLLNSEVHRNALIKVLNETYVADDISVNKLDRLVSNISADNFISFSDDEIPPGGRGSIKALHVTTRCKGYTLPGVLVDNGSALNVLPWATLNRLPIDSSHMKTCQNIVRAFDGTERKVMGRIEVPIQIGPNTYEVDFLVMDIKPSYNCLLGRP, encoded by the coding sequence ATGAAGCAGTACGGCCATATAACAGATATAGCACCGGACCGGATCACACTccagaatatggagaagaagccAAGCGAAAGCTTCCGGCAGTATGCTCAGAGATGGAGAGAGGTCGCTACACAGGTCCAACCACCGTTGCTAGAAAAAGAAACAACCATGCTCTTCATTAATACATTGAAGGCGCCTTTCATTACTCATATGTTAGGTAACGCAACCAAGAGCTTTGCAGACATAGTAATGTctggtgaaatgatagaaaatgccataagatCAGGTAAGATAGAAGTCGGGGAGAACACGAGAAGGTCAGCCCcgaagaaaagagagaatgaagTAGGTAATATGAGCTCAGGCTACGCAAAACCGACCACTGTTAATCAGTCAAGGGCGATAGTCACAGGCCAGCAGGCCTCACCAAGGCGGGAGCCTAACATGAGACAGAATACAGAGAAGTTTCAATTTACTCCCATACCAGTGACATATAGGGAGTTGTACAAAAGTCTGTTTGATGCACATGTAGTGGCTCCTTTCCACTTAGAGCCATTGCAGCCCCCATACCCTAAGTGGTACGATGCAAATGCTCAGTGCGAATACCACGCAGGGATTacggggcactcgatagaaaactgtACCTCATTCAAAAGGTGCGTGGAAAGGCTTATCAAAGCAGGTGTTCTAAAATTTGATGATACATCTAGTACAGGAAATCCGTTGCCCAGTCAtactgataaaggggtaaacgcgatAATTGAGAATGTGGGGAGAAAAGTCAAGCTGAATATCGCGGAGGTGAGAACCCCATTGATGCTAGTTTGGAATGAAATGCAGAAGAGAGGTTTAGTCCCGCAAGGGTTGGGAGATAAAATCCAAGATACAcaaaactactgtgagttccatcatgagAAAGATCATAAGATCCAGAATTGTATTGAGTTCAGAGCCCTAGTACAAGGTCTAATGGATAATAAGGAATTGGAGTTCTTTAAGTCTGTCGAAGAGGGGGATGTATGCTCGCTAGGAGGAGAGTCGAGTGAAGAAGGCGGCAGAGCCAGCCGTCCAGTGATAATTATTTCGAAGCCTAGAATTAGTGAACTAGAAGCAAGAATTACACCAAGAGTTATAATCCAGAAGCCAACAGCTTCCCCTTATAAAGATAGCCATAGGGTGCCTTGGAATTATAACTGTAGTATAGCAGTTTCAAAGAAAGAGGGTTCGATTAACACGCCAAACATAGAAGCCGAACCAGCAAAAGGGAAACTCGTCATGTTTAGGCAAGAAGCAGAGAGATCAGAACCACTAGTTAATGAGCCAGTAATGGAAAAGGAAGCCAATGAGTTCTTGAAGTTCCTAAAACACAGCGAGTATAATGTTGTGGAACAACTACACCAACAACCGGATCGCATATCGGTATTGGCTCTGCTGTTAAATTCGGAGGTCCACCGCAATGCATTGATCAAAGTGTTAAACGAAACCTATGTTGCGGATGACATTTCAGTTAACAAATTGGATCGTCTCGTCAGCAACATAAGCGCTGACAATTTCATCTCCTTCAGCGATGATGAGATACCACCTGGGGGTAGGGGGTCTATTAAGGCTCTACATGTCACTACACGTTGCAAGGGGTATACGCTACCCGGAGTACTAGTTGATAATGGGTCCGCATTGAACGTGTTGCCGTGGGCTACATTAAACCGTTTACCTATAGACAGTTCCCATATGAAGACGTGTCAGAACATagtaagagcatttgatggcacagaAAGGAAAGTAATGGGAAGGATAGAAGTACCTATTCAGATTGGCCCAAACACGTACGAGGTAGATTTCCTCGTGatggatattaagccttcctATAACTGTCTATTAGGAAGACCTTAG
- the LOC107931102 gene encoding peroxisome biogenesis protein 5, whose product MLAHTLSQNSDLKFQVFRGPDHWANEFGAERLQQESVDDQWVNIFSKLHVDDWAEELGRQVGEGALGDSSSDNWANSYDEFLNEQLAAKQRLDASRGVYVFSGMNPYVDHQNPLKQGQEPFRKGLLSEAVLALEAEVMKNPENAEGWRLLGITHAENDDDQQFYVAIVAMMRAQEADPTNLEECYEP is encoded by the exons ATGCTTGCACATACACTCTCTCAAAACAGTGATCTTAAGTTTCAG GTTTTCCGTGGACCTGACCATTGGGCCAATGAATTTGGTGCCGAAAGATTGCAACAAGAGTCGGTTGATGATCAATGGGTCAATATATTCTCAAAGTTGCATGTTGATGACTGGGCAGAAGAACTTGGTCGCCAAGTTGGTGAGGGGGCTTTGGGGGATAGTTCGTCTGATAACTGGGCAAATTCATATGATGA GTTCCTTAATGAGCAATTAGCTGCTAAGCAGCGGTTGGACGCTTCAAGGGGTGTCTATGTATTTTCTGGTATGAATCCATATGTTGATCATCAAAATCCTTTAAAACAAGGTCAAGAGCCATTCAGGAAAGGGCTTTTGAGTGAAGCAGTGCTTGCCCTAGAGGCTGAAGTTATGAAAAATCCTGAGAATGCTGAAGGTTGGAGATTGCTAGGAATAACCCATGCTGAAAATGATGATGACCAACAG TTTTATGTG GCTATTGTAGCAATGATGCGTGCTCAGGAGGCCGATCCTACCAACCTGGAAGAATGTTATGAGCCTTGA